The Chengkuizengella sediminis genome segment TATCGAATTTAATAGGACAAAAAGCAAAAAACCTGAGTGCCAAAACAAAAAAGATGGGTGAGTTAGATTTTTCCGATCCAATTGTAGTCAAAAGCAATGATGAGATTGGACAGCTATCTAGTAATATCAACATCCTCTCGAGTAGGCTGGAAGAGGTCATAGATGATCTTAAAGTCTCCAATGAAAGACTAAATTTTGAGCTGAAAAAAGAACGAAGCCTGGAGCAAATGCGCAGGCAGTTTGTTTCAGATGTGTCTCATGAACTGAAGAATCCTCTGAGTATGATTCAGGGGTATGCGGATGGACTCCTTCATGACATCCCAAAAACAGAGAACGATAAAAAATACTACCAGAAGATTATTGTTGAAGAGGCTGATCGACTTGGAAAACTCCTTAAAGACTTGCTCGATTTATCGAGCTACGAGTCAGCCGTGTTTAAATTAACATATGGTCAAGTTGATTTGAATGATCTAATCAGTGATATACATGAGCGATACAAAGTGAAAGCAGATGAAAAAGGACTTTCCATTCAAATGGATTTTACCGAAATCCCTATGATTCATGCGGACCAAAGGAGATTAGAACAAGTAGTAGTCAATCTTTTATCTAATGCGCTTAAATACTCTGATCGTGAAGGGTTGATTCTCATTAAGACAAACCATGATGGAAATCATGTTGTTTTTTCAATTGCTAATACAGGCAACCTATTGAATCAAAAACAGATGGACATGATATGGAACAGCTTTCATCAGGTCGATAGTACTCGTCCTGGTAACGGCTTAGGACTTCCTATTGTAAAAAGTATCTTAAAGCTGCATAAGGGTAATTGTTTAGTTTCAGTTGAAAACGAGATGAATTGCTTCAAGGTTCAGCTACCTATTATTGCTGATTGCAAAACCCAAGCTCTTTGAGTTCAAATACCTTGAGTATCCCAGCACCAGCGTTGGAATTAAAAAGTTGCTTTTTATTAAATTATCATAAATGGGCTGGCTCCCCAGCCCTCCACATCATTTGTTTAACCTTGTTCTATTTCTTCGATCATTAAAGACAACTCTTCCCATCGCTCCATCGTTTGCTCTAGTAACTGTTCCGTTCTTTGCTGTTCTTCATAAAGTTCACTTACTTTTTCAGAGTCACTACCCGCTTCTACGATTTCTGCTTCAATTTCTGAAATTCGCTGCTCTATATTGGTGATTTTATCTTCAATTTCTTCCCACTCTATCTGTTCTTTGTAAGACAACTTTTTACGTCGTTCTTTTTTATTGGCCTGCTTTGAGGCATCTTCTTCGTTTTGTTTTACTATTGCTGGTTTTTCTTTTTCAGCACTTTTCATTTCCATATATTCTGTGTAATTTCCTTGGAAACGTGTAATAACTCCGTTCCCTTCAAAACAAATGAGCTGATCCACTACTCTATCTAAGTAGTATCTATCATGTGAAACGCTAATGACAACGCCAGTAAATACTTCTAAATAATCCTCTAGTATAGTTAACGTTTGAATATCTAGATCGTTTGTAGGCTCATCCAGCAATAAAACATTCGGTTCAGACATTAATATGGATAACAAATATAAACGACGACGTTCTCCTCCAGACAATTTTCGTATATATGTCCATTGAATGCTTCTAGGGAATAAAAACCGCTCTAACATCTGCTCTGCTGTAATCGTTGAGCCATCGGCTGTTTTTACAACCTCTGCTTTTTGTTTAATATATTCAACCACTCTTAAGCTTCCATCCAACTCTTCGTTATTTTGCGTATAATAACCGATTTTTACCGTTTCACCGATCTCCATGTTTCCTGTATCCGGTTTAATTTTGCCTGCTAATATATTTAATAAGGTGGATTTCCCACTGCCATTGGGTCCAATAATGCCTAAACGTTCATCGGATACAACTAAATAATTGAAATCATCTATAAGTTTCTTCTTATCTATGGATTTGGACATCCCTTCAATCTCAAACACCTTTTTCCCAAGTCGGTTCGATCCAATCGAGATATCCAGACTATCCTCTTTCGTAATTGTTTTTTTATTTTGAAGTTCATGTACCCTTTGAATACGTGCCTTTTGTTTAGTGGTTCTTGCTTTAGCTCCACGGCGCAACCATGCTAGTTCTTTTCTTAATAGATTTTTACGTTTGCTTTCATCGATGATCGCTTGTTCTTCTCTCTCTGATTTTTTCTCTAAAAAAGTTTCGTAATTGCCTTCATAGGCATAAAGTTTACCGTGATCCAATTCAAACATACGATTTGTCACACGATTTAAAAAGTAACGATCATGTGTAACAAGGATGAGTGCCCCTTGATATTTTGACAAATAACCTTCTAACCACTCGATTGTGTCATTGTCCAAATGGTTTGTCGGTTCATCTAAAATGAGTAAATCTGCAGGTTGAATAAGCGCCTTAGCAATGGCGACTTTTTTCCGTTGCCCACCAGATAAGTTTTTCACCTGGTCAGTAAAGTTTGTAATGCCTAATCTAGTTAATACGGTTTTTGCCGTAGTATTTGCTTCCCATGCGTCCTCTTGATCCATCTTCTGTTGTTTTTTGAAAAGGGTTTCCTGTTTTTTGTCATCGTTCGGATCATTTTCAAGTTCCATTAATGCTAATTCATATTCTCTTAATGTGATCATAATGGAGGAATGACCATAATAAATTTGCTCTAATACCGTTAAATCTTCTTCAAACTGAGGATCTTGAGGGAGATATTCAATTTGAAACTGATTTGCATGAATAATATCCCCTTTTTCAACTGAATCCAATCCAGCAATCACTTTTAATAAGGTGGATTTACCCGTTCCATTGACACCAATTAAACCTATTTTTTGTTTTTCAGAAATAGTAAAAGAAATATCATCAAATAATACTTTTTCTCCATACGTTTTTAGTAAATGCTCGACTGCGAGTATGCTCATTCTATAATCATTCCTTGTTCCAAATTAATAATGTATACCATCCTGTATATTGTTCTTCTACTATCTCATATTTTGATTAAAAATTACACTGCGCTCTTTAAAAATATAATGTTCAAAAACAACACAATAGATTTATCTCGTATGCAATCCTTATGAAGCTAGTTTCTGTCTTTTAGCTGAACTCACTTTCTCCTCCTTCTCCACTCTCGCCTGAAGTTCTGCAAAAATAAAATGATAGATGGCTACGCCAATGAAACCGATACTTATAATAAAGATACTCATCATCCATGTGGATAAATATGCACTTATCGTGACAGAAATGGAGGTAATGATTTGAGCAAGATTCAGCGTCATATTATTAACTGCCATATAAGAGCTTCTCGCATGTTCAGGTGGAATGGATGCCATATAGGAATGAAGCACAGGTAACTTAACCACCTCTCCTAATGTGGCAACGGCAATAAAAACAAGTAAAAACCAAATGTTATTCGTATAAGATACAACACCATATCCAATAACAAAAAGGATAGAACCTAACAGAAGCACACTTTTATCTGAATATCGTTTGAATAAACTTGTTGTAAATAAAAGAAATAATACGACTAGAATTGTGTTCTCAGTCAGTAGAAAACCCACCATATTCACACCATCTAATTCCCAAAACAAAAAGGTCTGAGTTAGCATTTCTTCACTTAGTCGAATGCCAATATAGTTGGGTAATTGAATTTCCATAGATAATATGAATACACCCGCGGTCATAAATAGAACAAACAATTTATCTTTAAATACGAAACTATAGGTTTTCAACATTTCTGTCACATGGGATGAAGCATTTTCTTTTTTTACAGGAAAGTAACTTTCTTCAATAAAAAACAACACTAGGATGACAACTGCTAAAGCACCCACGGAGAGTCCGATTAACAACTCGAATAAATAATGTTCAAAAAATAGAGCACCTAGTATTGCACCAAACGCTATCGATAGATTATTTGCCCAATATGTGATGGAATACATGACTCTCCTTTGCTCTGGTTTACTTACATCTATTAACATCGCTTGATTAGCAGGACCTGACAACCCCATAAATATCGTGTTTAAAGTCATCATTAAAAACGTGATAAAAACGGATTCGAACCAAGGTGAATTAGATAACATCATGATTAAAAATGCAATAAATCGACCTATTTCTGCATAAAGGATCAGCTTCTTCCTCCCATAATTATCAGAAAAATATCCTCCAAAGAAGTTGATTACAATCCCCATCAATACATTTAATAATAGTAAAATCCCTGCCGTTTTCACTCCATAATAACTCGATAAATAAATAGCCATAAAAGGAAAGATCATACTTCCTATAAATTTACTAATAAAAGTCTCTATAATCCTAATCTTAATATTAATATGAAAGTCTTTAAATCTCATTTGTACTCCTCCTTCTTCTCTATGTGTTACTTCTTGATGTTTAAAATAAAAATTGCATGGAATTGTTATGCATCATTATGCAATACACAAAAGAGGTTAAAAAGGGTATAATTAAATCAATTACAACCCCTTTATTTATAGGAGGAATATATACGGAATGAAAGATCTAGACTATTTTCAAATGAGAGCTCTTTTTTATACTAGAGAAATCAACAATACGGCTTCATTTAAGTTGAAAGAACTAGAGGAGATATGGTTTTGCAACAAAAAAAACGCAAAAATAAAAGTAAGAAAATTTGAAACGGAAGGAAAATACGAATATAAACCTGGAAAAGGAAGAGGGAACCCATCTCAACTTATTTTTACAAAACCTCTTCAAGAAGAAATAAAGATGATCATAAACGAAAACATCAAACGTGATCATTTAGAGGATGCTTTTCAATTATTACAACTACCTATCCCAAAATCATGGGTGCTAGATTTGACAAAAGAAATACAAAAAAAGTTTGGTTATCAGTCCAATCATTCAAAAGATGTACTTCGACTGATGATGTTAAAAAGAATAGTAACATTAGATCCACTCCAATGCTCTATTAACTTTGAAGAATATTTAATACGACATTTAGGAAGCACTCTCGTTACGTTTGATCAAAAATCAGAAACCATTCAACCTCATTTAGCACATCATTGGAATGTAGAGGATGACAATAAAACTTGGACATTTCATTTAAGAAAAGGTGTCCATTTCCATCATCAACGAACATTAAATAGTGAAGATGTAAAATATACCTTTGAACGTACAAAAGAATCTCCTTACTCTAAACAATGGTTGCTTGCGAACATAGAAAAAATTGAATGTTTATCTCCTTATACCGTCCGTTTTCACTTATTACAAGCAAATCCATTATTTTTACGTTATATAAGTGCAACTTCTCTATCTATTCTACCTAAGGATGAACCATTTGATGAAAACAAATGGATTGGGACGGGACCATTTCAGTTAAAAAAACGTACAGATAATGTGATTGTACTAGAAGCATTTGATTTGTACTTTTTAGAACGTCCATTTATTGATGAAATTGAATTTTATCTTATTTCCAATGAGACAAAAGATGTTATGACTATACAAATTAGAGGGGAACAATCAGATGAAACTTCCGTTAACAAAGTAGATAAGCTCAATGGGGTTCGATTTCTTGCTATTAATTTCAACAAACCCTCTATTGTACACAATCATTCGTTTAGAGCTGCACTTTATCACTTATTAGATATGAAAAAAATGTGGAAAGATAACGGATACGACCATTTAGTAGAAGCATCAAGTTACTTCCCATGGAATTCAATACAAACTGAATCAAAAAACAGAGGGCATGTAAAATCATTAGTGGAACAATCAGGATATCAAGGAGAGACACTCACCGTATACACGAAAAATATAGATGCAGAAAAAGCAGAATGGTTTGTGAAGGAAGCTGCCACTGAAGGTATTCAATTACAATGTAAAGTGTTTGAGATGGATGATTTTTATTCACCTTTATTGGATCAAAAAGCAGATCTACTTTTTGCAAGTGAAGTTTCTTCTTATGATTATCATTTATCTTTCATAGAAGCACTTTATAACAAAACCAATTTATTTCAAAGGTTTATAAGTAAAAAGCATTTAATTTATATTGAAGATTGTTTATCAAAAATGAAATATGAACCTGAACATCATAAGAGAGAATATTGGATGGATCAAATAGAACAATATTTAAGAGAGCAGCATCTGATTCTCTATTTATACCACCCTCATATTCACCGAACCTTTAACCATACGATACAAGATACTGAATTTGAGGCATTAGGGTATGATGATTTTAGAAAAGCATGGATTGATATGAGGGACTGATTCATGTTTAGTTCCTCTCCAGAAACTCTAATCGATTACCAAAAGGATCATTTACAAAAAAACGTTTAACCCCTTCTATCACATCATCTTCTTTCACTTCTAAACCATGTTTGTTCAGATCTTCTCCTAGTTCTAGAACGTGCTTCACTTCAAAAGCAGGGTGTGCTTTTTTAGCAGGTTGAAAGTCTTCTTGAATTCCAATATGAACTTGTTGAATACCACATTGGAACCATACGCCTCCTCTACCTATTAACTTATCTGGTTTTGGTATTTCCTCCATCCCTAGGATAACACTATAAAATTGTCTTGCTTGATCCTCGCTATCTTTTGGTGCAGCTAATTGTACATGGTCAATGTTTAAAAACTTATAATTCATAATAAATCACCCTCCTTTTGTTTCATTAAATGAAACAAAGTTTCATTTTAAACCATTATACCATGTGAATTAATGCGTTGTAAATCTTATTTCAAATGGTTATAACCATTGTTCAATGCCATAAATATACTGAACTTATCAATGAGAAGTGTTAAATGTAACAACTATGATATTGTTACACAAAAAAACACCTTCCAAATTGTCGCTTTCTTTAACGACTTTAGAGGTGTTTTACTAATTTGAGAATAGCTTTAACTATTTACTTCAATTCTTCTTTGGTGTAATAAGCAATTCCAATCGTTCCTGGTCCTACATGTAAACCAGCTACTGGACCGATGGGAGCTAATCCTACGGCTTTATCAATTTTTTCTCCTATTTTATCTGCAATGGATTTGGCTTGTTTTTCACAATGAATATGATGAATAATAACGTCACCTAAACCATGTTCTTTTATATTTTCATAAAACTCATTGACCATTTTTTCAATGGCACGTTTTTTGGTTCTGGCGTTGCTAAAAACGCCGGTTTTACCATCTCTCACTGTAAGAATCGGTTTGATTTGAAGCACGGACCCTATTAAAGCTTTTGCAGTACCTATTCTGCCACCTCTTTTTAAATATTCCAATGTTTCAGGAACAAAAAGAATACGACTTCTTTTTAAATTTCTCTGAACTGCTTCTACGATATCAGAAATCTTTTTTCCTGCTTTTGCTGCTCGAGCTGCTGCTAACGTAGCAAATCCCAACTGCATAATATTCACTCTTGAATCTATTAATTCAATCTTAGCTTCAGGATATTTCTCTAATATAATATTTTTAACCATTAGCGCAGTTTCATAAGTGCCGCTCATTTCTGAAGAAACAAATACACCTACAATCTCATGTCCATTTTTGATGTGATCTTCAAACACTTCATGAAATTCATCTACAGAGGGCTGAGAGGAACTAGGCAAATCATTTCTATTGGCTAATTTCTCATAAAATTTATCTTCATCAATATCTAATTCTCTTTCACATCGACCTTCATCCACAACATTTTGTGATACGACAGAGATATCAAATTGATTCAATAAAAAATCAGGAATATAAGAAGTGCTATCTGTAATAATTTTA includes the following:
- a CDS encoding sensor histidine kinase; protein product: MFINTYFMESYIIWNAHRNMENTAKELNEKLRVNPDYYWINDIRSESLYLVFDEETINPTLHPGARLEPPSAPQSGQSNGVQQPPKKFIDMFLKEAPILIKQLKEGPDKVLKGAEIMGKGMYKTIYHLKVLDNGDLIIQIYKGKEAFETVSVTMRFLYSAATLVFVLGIIMIWKISNLIGQKAKNLSAKTKKMGELDFSDPIVVKSNDEIGQLSSNINILSSRLEEVIDDLKVSNERLNFELKKERSLEQMRRQFVSDVSHELKNPLSMIQGYADGLLHDIPKTENDKKYYQKIIVEEADRLGKLLKDLLDLSSYESAVFKLTYGQVDLNDLISDIHERYKVKADEKGLSIQMDFTEIPMIHADQRRLEQVVVNLLSNALKYSDREGLILIKTNHDGNHVVFSIANTGNLLNQKQMDMIWNSFHQVDSTRPGNGLGLPIVKSILKLHKGNCLVSVENEMNCFKVQLPIIADCKTQAL
- a CDS encoding ABC-F family ATP-binding cassette domain-containing protein, with product MSILAVEHLLKTYGEKVLFDDISFTISEKQKIGLIGVNGTGKSTLLKVIAGLDSVEKGDIIHANQFQIEYLPQDPQFEEDLTVLEQIYYGHSSIMITLREYELALMELENDPNDDKKQETLFKKQQKMDQEDAWEANTTAKTVLTRLGITNFTDQVKNLSGGQRKKVAIAKALIQPADLLILDEPTNHLDNDTIEWLEGYLSKYQGALILVTHDRYFLNRVTNRMFELDHGKLYAYEGNYETFLEKKSEREEQAIIDESKRKNLLRKELAWLRRGAKARTTKQKARIQRVHELQNKKTITKEDSLDISIGSNRLGKKVFEIEGMSKSIDKKKLIDDFNYLVVSDERLGIIGPNGSGKSTLLNILAGKIKPDTGNMEIGETVKIGYYTQNNEELDGSLRVVEYIKQKAEVVKTADGSTITAEQMLERFLFPRSIQWTYIRKLSGGERRRLYLLSILMSEPNVLLLDEPTNDLDIQTLTILEDYLEVFTGVVISVSHDRYYLDRVVDQLICFEGNGVITRFQGNYTEYMEMKSAEKEKPAIVKQNEEDASKQANKKERRKKLSYKEQIEWEEIEDKITNIEQRISEIEAEIVEAGSDSEKVSELYEEQQRTEQLLEQTMERWEELSLMIEEIEQG
- a CDS encoding MDR family MFS transporter, which encodes MRFKDFHINIKIRIIETFISKFIGSMIFPFMAIYLSSYYGVKTAGILLLLNVLMGIVINFFGGYFSDNYGRKKLILYAEIGRFIAFLIMMLSNSPWFESVFITFLMMTLNTIFMGLSGPANQAMLIDVSKPEQRRVMYSITYWANNLSIAFGAILGALFFEHYLFELLIGLSVGALAVVILVLFFIEESYFPVKKENASSHVTEMLKTYSFVFKDKLFVLFMTAGVFILSMEIQLPNYIGIRLSEEMLTQTFLFWELDGVNMVGFLLTENTILVVLFLLFTTSLFKRYSDKSVLLLGSILFVIGYGVVSYTNNIWFLLVFIAVATLGEVVKLPVLHSYMASIPPEHARSSYMAVNNMTLNLAQIITSISVTISAYLSTWMMSIFIISIGFIGVAIYHFIFAELQARVEKEEKVSSAKRQKLAS
- a CDS encoding ABC transporter substrate-binding protein — protein: MKDLDYFQMRALFYTREINNTASFKLKELEEIWFCNKKNAKIKVRKFETEGKYEYKPGKGRGNPSQLIFTKPLQEEIKMIINENIKRDHLEDAFQLLQLPIPKSWVLDLTKEIQKKFGYQSNHSKDVLRLMMLKRIVTLDPLQCSINFEEYLIRHLGSTLVTFDQKSETIQPHLAHHWNVEDDNKTWTFHLRKGVHFHHQRTLNSEDVKYTFERTKESPYSKQWLLANIEKIECLSPYTVRFHLLQANPLFLRYISATSLSILPKDEPFDENKWIGTGPFQLKKRTDNVIVLEAFDLYFLERPFIDEIEFYLISNETKDVMTIQIRGEQSDETSVNKVDKLNGVRFLAINFNKPSIVHNHSFRAALYHLLDMKKMWKDNGYDHLVEASSYFPWNSIQTESKNRGHVKSLVEQSGYQGETLTVYTKNIDAEKAEWFVKEAATEGIQLQCKVFEMDDFYSPLLDQKADLLFASEVSSYDYHLSFIEALYNKTNLFQRFISKKHLIYIEDCLSKMKYEPEHHKREYWMDQIEQYLREQHLILYLYHPHIHRTFNHTIQDTEFEALGYDDFRKAWIDMRD
- a CDS encoding VOC family protein, with the translated sequence MNYKFLNIDHVQLAAPKDSEDQARQFYSVILGMEEIPKPDKLIGRGGVWFQCGIQQVHIGIQEDFQPAKKAHPAFEVKHVLELGEDLNKHGLEVKEDDVIEGVKRFFVNDPFGNRLEFLERN
- a CDS encoding DegV family protein, which translates into the protein MTVKIITDSTSYIPDFLLNQFDISVVSQNVVDEGRCERELDIDEDKFYEKLANRNDLPSSSQPSVDEFHEVFEDHIKNGHEIVGVFVSSEMSGTYETALMVKNIILEKYPEAKIELIDSRVNIMQLGFATLAAARAAKAGKKISDIVEAVQRNLKRSRILFVPETLEYLKRGGRIGTAKALIGSVLQIKPILTVRDGKTGVFSNARTKKRAIEKMVNEFYENIKEHGLGDVIIHHIHCEKQAKSIADKIGEKIDKAVGLAPIGPVAGLHVGPGTIGIAYYTKEELK